The Kaistella daneshvariae genomic sequence TGGGAAAAGCCAACCTAGAATAATGTTCAGGAAATAGCCGATTTTCAGCACAAAATCCGGTAAAAGCTTTGCTTTGGGCTTGCCGAGTTTTTCACGGACAAAATTGGAAACCGCTAAAAGTCGCTCCGTGCTGGAGATTACGATAAATCTTTCGTTTAAAACCTCTTTTTCCATCAGATTTACCGCAATTTTTGCTACATCGCGGACATCGACGTAGGCTGAACTTCCGCTCATCGCGTAAGGATATTTCGCCAAGGCGCTGAACATTTCACCACTGCTCGCTTCCCAGTTTCCGCTGCCGATAATGACGCCCGGATTGATGATGACGGTGTTTAAACCTTCCGCGGAAGCGCGCCAAACTTCCATTTCAGAAAAATGTTTGGAACGTGCGTAAGGAGAATGGTCAACTTTCGGATTGTAATTGGAATCTTCTGTTACTTCACCTTTTTCGTTAACGCCGTCTAAAACCGCTGTAGAACTTACAAAACATAACTTTTTAACCTCGGAATTTTCGATGGCAAAAAGCAGATTGCGCGTGCCAGCGATATTGGTATGATACATTGCGCGGCGGTCTTTCGGATGAAAACTGACTTTGGCAGCGCAGTGATAAACTTCGGTAATTCCTATTAGCGCTGATTTCAGCGAAAAAATATCTTCAAAATCTACATCAAGCCATTCGATTTTAGCAAACCACTCGGATGGATTTTCGGTGTAAAAACGATATGATTTTTCAACTTCCTGTAAATCACTGGTCGGGCGTTTGGTAGCGCGCACATTTTTACCGCGCTTCAGCAATTCTAAAACGATTACGCGGCCGAGAATTCCTGTTGCGCCAGTGACTAAAACCATAATTAATTAAAAACTTTAAATGAAAAAATTTAGGCTTTTAGCAGGAAATTTTTCACAACTTCATTAAAGTCCGTCGGATTTTCCGCCTGTACCCAATGTCCTGCATTTTTAATGGTTACCACGCTGGAATTCGGGAATTGCTGCTTTATTTGAAATTCATCCTGCGGCAAAATATAATGCGATTTTTCACCGGCAATAAATAAAGTTTCGCCGCTGTAAACACCAAATTTTATAGCATTCGAAACAAACTCTTCATATTTTTCAGACAGGGTTTTGAGATTGAAACGCCAGTCGAGCTTTTTATCATCGGTCCAGTAGAGATTTTTCGTCAGGAATAAAATCACTGATTTTTCCGGGATGAATTGTGCAAGCACCTCTTCCACCTGCTGGCGCGAAGTCGCTGTAGAAAAATCTACACTTTGCAGAGCTTTTAAAATCCCCTGATGATGCGGCGGATACGCTTTTGGCGAAATATCCACCACGATTAATTTATTGACTTTTATCGGATATTTGATGGCAAACTGCATCACGGCTTTTCCGCCCAGCGAATGACCCAAAAGGTTGATTTTTTCCAGACCGTGGGATTCCATATAATGCAGGATGTCGTGTGCAAGGTCATCGTGCGACATTTCCGGCGAGTGAAAACTTTTTCCATGATTTCGCAAATCAAGCAGATGAACTGGGAAAAACTCGCCCATTTCTTTGCCAAAACTTCCCCAGTTATCCAGCATTCCGAACAAACCGTGAAAAACCAGAAGCGGAATTCCGGGTTTTTCCCGTGCATAAATTTTTGAGTGTAGAATTTCCATGAAAATTTTTAAAGTTCAAAATTACATTAATTATGATTTTTCGCGCCAAAAAAATATCGGCTTAAAACGAGGTTTTTTCCGTTTTTACCAACGTGCAAGTCTTTTCAGATACGCCTGAACCGTATTTTCCAGTCCCATATAAAGCGCTTCAGAAATTAGCGCATGGCCGATCGAAACTTCCAATAAATTCGGCACTTTTTCGGTAAAAAATTTCAAATTTTCCAAGCTTAAATCATGACCCGCATTGACTCCCAAACCGAATTTTTCAGCTTCCAGAGCGGTTTCCACATAAGGTTTTATGGCGTTTTCTTTGTCGCTGCTGTAATTTTTGGCGTAAGCTTCTGTGTACAATTCAATTCGGTCCGTTCCGGTTTGCGCGGCAAACTTCACCATTTCCGGATTTGGATCTAAAAAAACCGAAGTTCTGATGCCCGCATTTTTAAATTCCGAAATCACATTTTTCAGAAAACCCAAATGTTTTTCGCAATCCCAGCCGGCGTTCGACGTAATTGCATCATCGCCATCGGGTACCAAAGTAACCTGTTCCGGTTTAATTTCTAAAACCATATCGATGAACGGGCGGTGCGGATTTCCTTCAATATTAAATTCGGTGTGTACCAAAGGTTTCAAATCATACACGTCTTTGCGGGTAATGTGGCGCTGATCCGGGCGCGGATGAATGGTAATTCCCTGCGCGCCAAATCCCTGAAGTTTGATTGCAGCTTCGGTTACGCTGGGCAAATCGCCGCCGCGCGCATTTCGCAAAGTTGCTATTTTATTGATATTTACACTGAGTTTTGTCATTGCTTAAATTTTTGTGAACTGCATAATTTCCAGATCAAATTCCTTGGAAGCCACCATCAAATGGTCGAAAATATCTGCCATGATGGTTTCGTAGGTCTGCCACGCGGAATCGTTGGTAAAACAGTAAATTTCCAGCGGCATGCCCTGCGGTGTATTTTCCAGCTGACGAACCATCAAAGTTCCGCTTTGGTCCACGCCTTTATTATTTTTCAGATAATTCAACGCGTAAACGCGGAAAACCCCGATATTGGTGAGTTGCCGACCGTTGATGAGCAAATCAGCATTTTCAAGCGGATTCCTCTCTTTACTGATTTCCGCCGTCATTTCTTCCAGATAATCTTTAATTAAATTAATTTTAGAGAGACGCGCCAAGGTTTCTTTGTCTAAAAACTTAAAAGATTTTATATTAAAACTGATGGACCGTTTTATCCTTCGCGTGTTGCTTTCAGACATTACCTGAAGGTTTTTAATCTCAGTCGTCAGAAAA encodes the following:
- a CDS encoding NAD-dependent epimerase/dehydratase family protein translates to MVLVTGATGILGRVIVLELLKRGKNVRATKRPTSDLQEVEKSYRFYTENPSEWFAKIEWLDVDFEDIFSLKSALIGITEVYHCAAKVSFHPKDRRAMYHTNIAGTRNLLFAIENSEVKKLCFVSSTAVLDGVNEKGEVTEDSNYNPKVDHSPYARSKHFSEMEVWRASAEGLNTVIINPGVIIGSGNWEASSGEMFSALAKYPYAMSGSSAYVDVRDVAKIAVNLMEKEVLNERFIVISSTERLLAVSNFVREKLGKPKAKLLPDFVLKIGYFLNIILGWLFPKLRMLNKVNLETVTSHHLISNQKIRQELDYKFIPVFESLDFHLKNYLSDHSSL
- a CDS encoding alpha/beta fold hydrolase; the protein is MEILHSKIYAREKPGIPLLVFHGLFGMLDNWGSFGKEMGEFFPVHLLDLRNHGKSFHSPEMSHDDLAHDILHYMESHGLEKINLLGHSLGGKAVMQFAIKYPIKVNKLIVVDISPKAYPPHHQGILKALQSVDFSTATSRQQVEEVLAQFIPEKSVILFLTKNLYWTDDKKLDWRFNLKTLSEKYEEFVSNAIKFGVYSGETLFIAGEKSHYILPQDEFQIKQQFPNSSVVTIKNAGHWVQAENPTDFNEVVKNFLLKA
- a CDS encoding pyridoxine 5'-phosphate synthase, giving the protein MTKLSVNINKIATLRNARGGDLPSVTEAAIKLQGFGAQGITIHPRPDQRHITRKDVYDLKPLVHTEFNIEGNPHRPFIDMVLEIKPEQVTLVPDGDDAITSNAGWDCEKHLGFLKNVISEFKNAGIRTSVFLDPNPEMVKFAAQTGTDRIELYTEAYAKNYSSDKENAIKPYVETALEAEKFGLGVNAGHDLSLENLKFFTEKVPNLLEVSIGHALISEALYMGLENTVQAYLKRLARW